A genome region from Eurosta solidaginis isolate ZX-2024a chromosome 2, ASM4086904v1, whole genome shotgun sequence includes the following:
- the Tmlh gene encoding trimethyllysine dioxygenase, mitochondrial: protein MIPIEHKRSGTTFQVNAFWLRDHCRCSSCYNLETKQRKYNLLDIPSTMRPISTEYNHNELQLEVEWSDGHKSVYDIDHLNHAQVENVVTRIQQSTTRTLWNQATITANEIDLRTTLAELVSSDEAAHKIMQSLIRYGIAFVDGVPANTTMTEMTVRRLFPPMRTFFGEMYTFTDSPDHADTAYTKQYLGFHTDNTYFCNAAGLQILHCIRHVNGVGGENFFADGFYAANELKQSNPRAYEILTRVPVPAEYIEEGQYHKYSAPIIRVDPVSSELVQVRLNIYDRAMFDTIPQTEMEDFYTSLREYLKIVQRLDNEWKFKLHPGTVIFFDNWRVYHGRCAYTGERTMTGCYVERVDFLSKARVMGIIG from the exons ATGATCCCAATCGAACATAAACGGAGCGGCACAACTTTTCAAGTAAATGCATTTTGGCTGCGGGATCATTGTCGTTGCAGCAGCTGCTATAATTTGGAGACAAAACAACGTAAATACAATCTGCTGGATATACCAAGTACGATGAGACCAATAAGCACTGAATACAACCATAATGAGCTCCAATTAGAGGTGGAAT GGAGCGATGGCCATAAATCCGTCTATGATATTGATCATCTTAACCATGCACAAGTCGAAAATGTTGTTACTCGTATTCAGCAATCAACAACGCGCACTCTTTGGAATCAAGCCACCATTACCGCCAACGAAATTGATTTGCGTACCACACTAGCCGAGCTGGTGAGTTCTGATGAGGCGGCACACAAAATTATGCAAAGCCTTATACGTTATGGTATCGCATTTGTTGATGGTGTGCCTGCGAATACGACAATGACCGAAATGACAGTGAGACGCTTATTTCCACCTATGCGCACATTTTTTGGTGAAATGTATACATTCACAGATTCACCAGATCATGCTGACACCGCTTACACCAAACAATATCTTGGTTTCCATACTGATAACACATATTTTTGTAATGCTGCTGGTCTACAAATTCTTCATTGTATACGCCATGTCAATGGTGTAGGTGGTGAAAACTTTTTTGCTGATGGTTTTTATGCAGCCAACGAATTGAAGCAAAGTAATCCACGCGCCTATGAAATACTTACGCGTGTGCCAGTGCCAGCTGAGTATATTGAAGAGGGCCAATACCATAAATATTCAGCGCCCATTATACGTGTTGATCCGGTGAGTAGTGAGTTGGTGCAAGTGCGCTTGAATATTTATGATCGTGCCATGTTCGATACGATTCCACAAACCGAAATGGAAGATTTCTATACAAGTCTGCGTGAATATTTGAAAATTGTACAGCGTTTAGATAATGAGTGGAAATTTAAATTGCATCCAGGTACAGTAATCTTCTTTGATAATTGGCGTGTTTATCATGGTCGCTGCGCTTATACTGGCGAACGCACTATGACTGGCTGCTATGTTGAACGTGTGGACTTCTTGAGTAAAGCTCGTGTTATGGGCATCATTGGCTGA
- the LOC137241140 gene encoding tropomyosin-1-like isoform X2 produces MSKTNQRASRNKSASKSSHHFDENFTMANDRNMPDTVFVNSDNIQIALQSFINRHRSSLQKLLDQNHKLSQNNSMLNVQLNNQEGTIMALNEKIAAGAKEIAKFKEEQARLTENKMLLRSELMEYKKRSGELMIHCEKELQELQKKVDKYENELKERDIKEVELEGKLDAIRIELQTKNDECARNNEMISTMETEINASNQQILELQKSLTNLRDELKEKDETIDKVRTEYADYKAETEKTISKMKEVQQIFYPNAANPLPRAHESAEIRSTLPTSAIVQPSRQNRATLKRSSSTSSSDSESDNELLVRERMAQARIFDQLRASIDYPVGFEGRSTDIPATPESSQPPRRKRFRH; encoded by the exons AGCATCACGCAACAAATCTGCATCAAAATCATCACATCATTTCGATGAGAACTTTACAATGGCCAATGACAGAAATATGCCAGATACAGTTTTTGTTAATTCAGATAATATACAAATTGCATTGCAATCGTTCATAAATCGGCATCGTAGCTCTTTGCAAAAACTTTTAGATCAAAATCATAAGTTATCACAAAACAATTCAAtgttaaatgtacaattgaataATCAAGAAGGTACTATAATGGCGTTGAATGAAAA aattgctGCTGGTGCTAAAGAAATTGCCAAGTTTAAAGAAGAGCAAGCACGTCTCACGGAAAATAAAATGTTGTTGCGCTCTGAATTGATGGAATACAAAAAACGTTCTGGTGAATTAATGATACATTGCGAGAAAGAGTTGCAGGAACTACAGAAAAAAGTTGATAAATACGAAAATGAATTAAAGGAGCGCGATATTAAAGAGGTCGAACTAGAGGGCAAG CTTGATGCAATTCGTATTGAATTGCAAACCAAGAATGATGAATGTGCTAGAAACAATGAAATGATCTCTACCATGGAAACTGAAATTAACGCCAGCAACCAGCAAATTCTGGAACTTCAG AAATCTCTTACAAATCTTAGAGATGAATTGAAAGAGAAAGATGAGACCATTGACAAAGTACGCACGGAATATGCCGATTATAAAGCTGAGACTGAA AAAACGATTAGCAAAATGAAAGAGGTTCAGCAAATTTTTTATCCAAACGCTGCCAATCCTTTGCCGAGGGCACATGAAAGTGCTGAAATTCGCTCTACG CTACCCACCAGCGCTATTGTACAGCCGAGCCGTCAAAACAGAGCTACATTAAAACGCAGCTCTTCTACATCATCGTCAGATTCTGAGTCTGATAATGAATTATTAGTACGAGAAAGAATGGCACAAGCTAGAAttttt GATCAATTGAGAGCTAGCATTGACTATCCAGTTGGATTCGAAGGACGATCTACA GACATACCAGCTACACCAGAAAGCAGTCAACCACCCAGGAGAAAGCGATTTCGCCATTGA
- the LOC137241140 gene encoding tropomyosin-1-like isoform X1 encodes MSKTNQSRASRNKSASKSSHHFDENFTMANDRNMPDTVFVNSDNIQIALQSFINRHRSSLQKLLDQNHKLSQNNSMLNVQLNNQEGTIMALNEKIAAGAKEIAKFKEEQARLTENKMLLRSELMEYKKRSGELMIHCEKELQELQKKVDKYENELKERDIKEVELEGKLDAIRIELQTKNDECARNNEMISTMETEINASNQQILELQKSLTNLRDELKEKDETIDKVRTEYADYKAETEKTISKMKEVQQIFYPNAANPLPRAHESAEIRSTLPTSAIVQPSRQNRATLKRSSSTSSSDSESDNELLVRERMAQARIFDQLRASIDYPVGFEGRSTDIPATPESSQPPRRKRFRH; translated from the exons taGAGCATCACGCAACAAATCTGCATCAAAATCATCACATCATTTCGATGAGAACTTTACAATGGCCAATGACAGAAATATGCCAGATACAGTTTTTGTTAATTCAGATAATATACAAATTGCATTGCAATCGTTCATAAATCGGCATCGTAGCTCTTTGCAAAAACTTTTAGATCAAAATCATAAGTTATCACAAAACAATTCAAtgttaaatgtacaattgaataATCAAGAAGGTACTATAATGGCGTTGAATGAAAA aattgctGCTGGTGCTAAAGAAATTGCCAAGTTTAAAGAAGAGCAAGCACGTCTCACGGAAAATAAAATGTTGTTGCGCTCTGAATTGATGGAATACAAAAAACGTTCTGGTGAATTAATGATACATTGCGAGAAAGAGTTGCAGGAACTACAGAAAAAAGTTGATAAATACGAAAATGAATTAAAGGAGCGCGATATTAAAGAGGTCGAACTAGAGGGCAAG CTTGATGCAATTCGTATTGAATTGCAAACCAAGAATGATGAATGTGCTAGAAACAATGAAATGATCTCTACCATGGAAACTGAAATTAACGCCAGCAACCAGCAAATTCTGGAACTTCAG AAATCTCTTACAAATCTTAGAGATGAATTGAAAGAGAAAGATGAGACCATTGACAAAGTACGCACGGAATATGCCGATTATAAAGCTGAGACTGAA AAAACGATTAGCAAAATGAAAGAGGTTCAGCAAATTTTTTATCCAAACGCTGCCAATCCTTTGCCGAGGGCACATGAAAGTGCTGAAATTCGCTCTACG CTACCCACCAGCGCTATTGTACAGCCGAGCCGTCAAAACAGAGCTACATTAAAACGCAGCTCTTCTACATCATCGTCAGATTCTGAGTCTGATAATGAATTATTAGTACGAGAAAGAATGGCACAAGCTAGAAttttt GATCAATTGAGAGCTAGCATTGACTATCCAGTTGGATTCGAAGGACGATCTACA GACATACCAGCTACACCAGAAAGCAGTCAACCACCCAGGAGAAAGCGATTTCGCCATTGA
- the LOC137241140 gene encoding tropomyosin-1-like isoform X3 encodes MANDRNMPDTVFVNSDNIQIALQSFINRHRSSLQKLLDQNHKLSQNNSMLNVQLNNQEGTIMALNEKIAAGAKEIAKFKEEQARLTENKMLLRSELMEYKKRSGELMIHCEKELQELQKKVDKYENELKERDIKEVELEGKLDAIRIELQTKNDECARNNEMISTMETEINASNQQILELQKSLTNLRDELKEKDETIDKVRTEYADYKAETEKTISKMKEVQQIFYPNAANPLPRAHESAEIRSTLPTSAIVQPSRQNRATLKRSSSTSSSDSESDNELLVRERMAQARIFDQLRASIDYPVGFEGRSTDIPATPESSQPPRRKRFRH; translated from the exons ATGGCCAATGACAGAAATATGCCAGATACAGTTTTTGTTAATTCAGATAATATACAAATTGCATTGCAATCGTTCATAAATCGGCATCGTAGCTCTTTGCAAAAACTTTTAGATCAAAATCATAAGTTATCACAAAACAATTCAAtgttaaatgtacaattgaataATCAAGAAGGTACTATAATGGCGTTGAATGAAAA aattgctGCTGGTGCTAAAGAAATTGCCAAGTTTAAAGAAGAGCAAGCACGTCTCACGGAAAATAAAATGTTGTTGCGCTCTGAATTGATGGAATACAAAAAACGTTCTGGTGAATTAATGATACATTGCGAGAAAGAGTTGCAGGAACTACAGAAAAAAGTTGATAAATACGAAAATGAATTAAAGGAGCGCGATATTAAAGAGGTCGAACTAGAGGGCAAG CTTGATGCAATTCGTATTGAATTGCAAACCAAGAATGATGAATGTGCTAGAAACAATGAAATGATCTCTACCATGGAAACTGAAATTAACGCCAGCAACCAGCAAATTCTGGAACTTCAG AAATCTCTTACAAATCTTAGAGATGAATTGAAAGAGAAAGATGAGACCATTGACAAAGTACGCACGGAATATGCCGATTATAAAGCTGAGACTGAA AAAACGATTAGCAAAATGAAAGAGGTTCAGCAAATTTTTTATCCAAACGCTGCCAATCCTTTGCCGAGGGCACATGAAAGTGCTGAAATTCGCTCTACG CTACCCACCAGCGCTATTGTACAGCCGAGCCGTCAAAACAGAGCTACATTAAAACGCAGCTCTTCTACATCATCGTCAGATTCTGAGTCTGATAATGAATTATTAGTACGAGAAAGAATGGCACAAGCTAGAAttttt GATCAATTGAGAGCTAGCATTGACTATCCAGTTGGATTCGAAGGACGATCTACA GACATACCAGCTACACCAGAAAGCAGTCAACCACCCAGGAGAAAGCGATTTCGCCATTGA